The DNA window CCCCCATACATCAGCCTGTCATAAACCTAAGCCGTGCCGAGCCGCGTTCGATGTAACCGATCGTTAAAGAAACTTCGCTACCGGAAACCAGGTGTACCTTCCGACGGGAATAACCGTTCGAAGGAACTCGACGCGCGGCACGCGGGACGGATAAAGAGCGAGGTTATTGATCGCTTCGAAATTGCTCGACTTCCCGAGGAAACGCTAAACTGGGCCTATTGAAAAGCTGAAGCTTTGCTCGAACTTTCGCGTCGATCTTACTTGAATTTACAACGcgataaaaggagaaagaagacagaaggaattttaatatcgaaagaATCTTTTATTCGATAGAAGGAATATTGGTAATAATCTTTGCATCCTTGCAGTTAAGAACAAGATCGTCTTCGTGAACTTTCCATAAAAGAATTCTTCCTTcaaaaaatacgatttttctatagagattgttagaaaattttatagccAGTTGAAAGTTCGATCGATCAAGGAAGATTATCCTTctagaattttcataaaaaagatCTTTCGTCGAGATACAAAATTTTCGTGCGAAGGgagaatacaaataattagagaaatttataGCCGGTTGGGAGTTTGATTGACCGAGAACCAATGAAAAGGATCCTCCGCGAAAGGAAGGCTACAGTGATTTTCCCCTGATTAGTCCCCCAGGGAGAGTCAATGGCCGACATGATTGAAAGGATGTAAAGTTTTGCCCGCGTTAGAGAGCCGACTAGTCTCGATGTATTCGTTGGTATAGAGAATTATCCGACGGTTTCATGACGATACCCACGCGGTCGTTCGCGGGATCGACGTTTCCAAGACATTTCGTTGCGTAAGAGGAGACAGACAGCGAAGAACTTTACCGGAAAGCCGAAGACATCGATCTTCGACTTCCCTTCGGCCAATCAGCGTGCTGACTGCTTCTTGAGAAGCGGCTCCTCGTTAATGCAGCGCAATTCGTCGGAGCGACGCCGCTAATGGAATGGCGCAATCATCCCAGCCTCGCTACTGAAGCTCCTTCCTCGTCAACACCGTTCCTTCCTTTCTCGTCTGTCGCTTATtagtttcttcctttcattgctttcgttcctttttttttctctttcttcgtgttGGACTTCTAACCTCTTCGTTGTTTCTCAGTTTTCTCAATTTACATCTGGCTCTTTTTTTCGAAGTACAACGTTGTTCTTGTTCGTTCTACTTTCATTTCTCCTGTTGCtttcttccatctttttttctttggaatTCTTTGGTTTCTTGATGTAATCCATCCGGATCTATAGCTCTTAGGCGAgagtaaaatgtttcaatttttgaaatatttttacgatatcgatgaataaacattttctgcatttttaaatagtCGCTACTATAGATACATCCCGTAGTTCTCATCGTCTGTCTATATTTCATAGCGCTTCTGTGGTCCTTCTGTCACAGGGCCACCATTCCATTTCTACCCTCGTGCTTTCTCTTCCGGTTCAGCGTTCCTCCCCATTCCCCGTCATTCCCGACGTTCTATCACTCTCTTCCGACCGATCGGCTCGAAGGTCCGTTGTAATCAAGCGCGCACGTACATTTCCCACCCTAATCGATCGAACTCGCTGGTACAATTACTCAGCCGACTGTCTTACGTGATTCTATCTCGCGTAGAAAAAGTTTCCtcataattattcgaattttgcTCGGTTCTTTACTTCCACGGTTACTTTTACGGCTCCACGTGGCCTTTCTACATTTATTCTGTACAGTAAAACGAAATTCTTGTAAGCAAATTCTTGAACATGTTGCGCTAACTGTACTTTGTATACAGAGTATCTGGTAACTGGTGACACAATCGGGCAAGGGACGAATCCTCATGAAAAATAcgtcaaaaatataaatactcgAGTCGAAACTTACAGTTAGTCTatcgaattttcgaattttcaggcagattttcattttttctcgaAAGGAGTTTTATACGCAACAACTTTTTTCCTGCGTATTCGGGGTATTTcttcatgaaaaattacacCTTACTCGGTTTCACTATCAGTTACCAGACACACTGTATCTAATGGTAATAAATTCGTGCCATCCGCAATAAAGTCCCCgattcaaatgaaaaagatagaaaacgaAGGAATTGGATGGTTGAAAAAACCTTCTACGCGATTATAGCGCAGGTGTCATTTTTACCACTCGTTAGCGCGTTTACTTTCATCATAGATAACAACCGGTATTTCAAAACCGATTCGAGGCTGGAACGTGCAGCGTGACCTTAATTCCGAGCAGAACGCGGCAGAGCCGATACGTAAATCATCGTTGAATATGGTTTTCCGGGTGTATGTACCGTTCACGTAATTCTAATAAATCGGCTCGTCCCAGCGCTGTAAATCACAAGCTGCGCGCAAAACTCTCTCTGTGCGGTGACCGCGGATCGCTTTTTCCATCGTGCGAAGCTTCTTATCCCGGTCATATTTCACGAGGCCAAGATTAATCCTTATTCTCGCTGATTCGACTTGTAATAGACGATCGACGTTAGTACACAATCGTAAATTAAACGCGATTTCATCAGCCGTAAAGTTAATAACGTTTTCGAATAGTGGAGGCTGGGGATCGTCCTCTATGGTTCTCTAAACAAAGTGGCGGAATGAATCGGAGGGTGGCACAATACTTATGAAAGACAATTTCGAAGGCGGATACCTGTCACGTCGCGCCTGCACATTCTTGCCCTTTTACGTAATGAGACGTGCACGAAAGTGGGAGAGGCCTTTTGCTTAGAGATTCGTAGGAAAGATAGTCGTAACGAGGCGTAGAGGGTGGATCAATACGAGGGTTCTTACGTAGTTCGcacactctctctctttctgacTGTCTCCTCCTTTCTTCGTACTCCTCCTTCCTTCTCTAACGACTCCACCCTGTCTTTCGTCTTCGCTTATCTTACTCTTACATCTGAAACTCCCTTTTGTCCGAGttcttctctatttttgtttctttttttctttgtctttatATTCTGgtctctcctttttttattccCCTTTCCCCCTCCGctacttctctctctctctctctctctctctcttactctCTTACTCTCTTACTCTCTGGCATCGAGAGCTTGGAATGCACGAGGACGAAGGTGGCGACGTTGTGGAGGATCATATACGTTTCTCTTCCATCTTCTGTCACCTACGATTCTGTTGACGAGGCGCGAGCAGAAGAGCACTTCCGGTGACCGTCTCCCGCGGCTGTCGCTGGACCCGATTGAAAAAGAACGTCTTACGATTAGAGAATAGTCGAGAGGAAAACGGAACGATCCGACAAGACGGCTTCAGTTTCGATTAACAGGCTCTGAAACACAGTTTAAGGTCTCAAGGGATGGATCGAAGGAAGCGTGCGCAGGTAGCCCGAATTACGCACCAGTTCCGTGATCTATGCGCTCGTTTCGCCACGAATCGACGTAGAGTTAATTTGTTAAACGAGATCAACGTTGACAGCTACAACATCATCAACATCAACAACAACTACAACAAcacaccaaacatcctacaaCCGGGCATGCCCTGAGAGTACGAGAGTAGCctgcgtgcgtgtgtgttcAGGTATGAGAGTGCGTGTGCATGAAGTGCAGCCTGTGTGCACGTGgcagaggaagagagagagaggaaagatcGATCGGGTACGATATCGTGTGGCTCGAGGGTGCGGAACACGATCGAGAGAGAAAGTGAGAAAACGTTGAAGAcacgagaggaagagagagagagagagagagagagagagagagagagagagagagagagagagagagagagagtaagaaagaggaaaggaacaCGTGTGAGAGACTGGTCACACGTGTGTGACTAGTGTGTGGGCGTATGTCGGTGAGAAGAGAGGCTTAATGTGTGTGCACGTATATGAGAAGGAGTAACTGCTGTATGATTGTGTGTGTTGAGAAGAgcaaaagagaagagaagaacggACGCTTgtgagaaaaagaacgaacggAACGACAGAGAGAAATAAATCCTGAATGTAAAAGggagagagtgagaaagaaagaaatgaaagagaatcAACTGACGGGCACGTCCTGGTTGTAGGATCGGTGATGCCGAAGAGGGAGGAAGCCGCGATGGCGGCGGTGGCTGCGGCCGCCAGCGAAACTACGCAAGCCGTGGAGAATTTCGCGAGACTCTACACGGCACTGCGCCACGACGATGCTAGTAGGCCTCTCTGTCGTTACTGCGGCAGAAGCTACTCGTCGCCGAGCAACCTTCGGCAACACGTGAAAAATGTCCACTCGAATTGGCCGCCGCCGGAGACGTGGCCGCAGTGCAACGTGTGCGGGAAACGGTGCAAGACCAAGCATTACCTGATCAATCATCAGCTTCAGGCGCACGGAATACATCAACGGCCCAGTTTGAACAATCCTAATCAACAGCAGCATCAGTCACCCTCTTCGTCCTCCTCATTGCCATGAGTGCGGTCCTCATCGTCTGCCGTCCCGTTCTCGTCGAACAGCATCCACAAAAAACGATCCGCGACCAGATGAAGTCGGGGGTTGTTCTTGCATGTCATTCGTCGATACAGGATGACCGTAATTGGTACAGAAACGAATCGAGATTTTCGATCGGATTATTTTAGAATTCGAAATGGTCGCCGTCATTGTATCTATGATAGATATTATCCGGTTTCGGTTCGATTTCGGTCGGTTTATCGTCGcgttatttttacaaaagagAAGATATTCGAGAAAATCAGGTTACGTCCTGATTCGTATTTATACATAGAACGAGGGAGGTTAAAACGGTTAAAGCATGACGTTCGAGGTGTGGTCGCCTGTATCAGCGAGGTCACATTCAGATTCCTATTTTCTACAGACTTTAAGCAGATGGCAGACGAAGTGATCAAGAATCCTTGCGATAGACAAGGAACTTTATCGTTTTACAGTGTAACGAGGTACGCTTAACGTTCCACGATCACGGATATCATACGTAGAAAAGGCAGTATAATAGACACGGTACGAACGAAAGGTTCGTAATAAGATTTCCGGCAGGTTCGAAAATAGACGTGGCAAACATGAAAAATCTATCGAGTATAATATGCTCGATCTGTTACGTAAAGTAAAAGGGGTATTTTCTAAGTTAACACGTAATAAAGAACGCTTACACACCTCCGCCACCTTCGAGCCAAAATCCGCGTGGATCTGGTTTTGGAGTCGACGAACTATAATACCCGGGGAAGCGTGTTCAGCCACCCCACGCATACGCGCGCGTATATTCACAGAGAGAATCGAACGGTTTCCGTAATAATCTGGCACGTGAGATTCTGCCGGGACACGTTCAAGCGTCTCTACCGTCAGTATTCGATTTACGCGGTGATTGCGCGAATTCCGTGCAGTCCTCTGTCTGCCAATTGCGCGCGATATcgagcagagagagagagagagagagagcaattAGCGATCCGCCAGATATACCAGTAACCGGTAACTATTTGCGGGAGACGTAACCTCTCTAGATATTCCGCATGAATCAATGGGGGGATACGGGTGGGTAAGGATTTACAGGGGAAATCCGGGGGGTTGGAAGGCGGTTTGAACACATATTCGCGCGCTTTGGTACTCTCTGTTTTTATTAGGGAGGGGCTTGGGTTTGAGTTTATGATGGTGGTGGCTGGTGGTAACGTTGGTGTGGTGGTGGTTGCAGATCACGGGCTCGATGAGGCAGAGGGCGCGGCttaccaccaccaccacaGCCATCACCAGCAACATCATCGGCATCGTCATCATCATCCACTATCCGTTCCTCCTCCTCACCATCATCATCAGGCGCTACAGGAAGACGaccagcagcaacagcagcaagACCAGTCGACCACCACCGCATCCACCACGAGCACCACTACGACCAAGTATCAACGGAGCCCGGCGGACTACAGACAGCAAAAGATGATACGCGATCATCATCAACAGCACGGTTACAGGTGTCCCCTTTGTTGTAGGACGTTGCAGGATATCAGTACGATGAGGGCTCACTTGGAGCATCATTATCCGCGAGACTCGCCCACATGTCCCGTTGCCTCTTGCGCGAAAACATTCTCTCACCCTAACAGCGTGAGGAACCACATGCGTTTGAAGCATCCGGTGCAATGGGATCAGATAAAGACGCTTAGATGGACTTACGTCTGATAAAGAGGCAACGAACGATCGCTGGCTATCTGTCTGGGTTACATTAAAATCTCGtagtcattttatttttcttgtcgCGCATATccaatttcgtattttttaaatgtttcctttcttcttctcggtTAAATATTGCTGTCTATTCTTCGTTTGTTTCTAGAAGTACCTTGTTCGGTATGCGAATTCGAATTTGAACGCGACTTTTTTATTCCCTTTGTCGCGTCGTTTCATCGATCCGAGCACATGTGTCTCGGTATTTGTTTCTTGGACACAGTGGAGGGTGCGTTTCTACGAAAAGGTCTCGCGTGCCAGAGTCTATAATCGTTCGAAGGGGTTGTATACGCGATTTTACGAGCTGGTTGAATGTAAGTATACCATCGGTACGGTATGGTAGCAGCGGAGGAGGAGAGGAGGGTTGAGAACGATTTCGAGGCGAGTTACGTCTAGGATGACATTATCCCTTTTTAGTGCTTTATTCTCGAGACGTCGCACAACCACCCACCTCTCTTCCTGACAATTAATGCCCACTGAGAAGCGCAcactttgtaaatatattcgggagattattattattatatatatatatataaaaagagatgaaaagagaaggaatatattatatataaatatataaatataaatatagagagatatatatatataaagattaaatctatatatatatagaagagagagagagagagaaagagttgattttgtataaaaagaaaaaaaatgtacgaaaCAGTATTTCTAGTAGAGCctgattaaagaaaaaaagaaaaaaagataaaaaggaaaaaactgTAGTCACATCAATAGAGATCGTGTATTAATAAGGTCGACGTTGTTTGTAAGACTACAATGTTGACGATAATATAGTTAATGATTAGGTTAACGTATCTTAAACAAGAGAAAACAATGTTCCTCTAAAGCTGAGTAAGCCAGCCTTACGTTAACGAGCGTAGTTTTTAAGGAAAAGCGTGAAACTCGAGTCGGGAAAACTTTTTAGTCTACGGGCGAAACATAGTCGAGTTTATAACAGTAGAAGAAcggaacgataaaatattggaaaaggaaagaacggcGCGTGGAAGAAAGAATGTTTGAACGCGTATCGGGACTACTTGTGCGATGCTTCCGTAATCGTTATTCGATGAAACGCGCCGCAATACGAATattaatacgtatatttacacgtacacacacacgcgtagagaaacataaaatatacgaatatatattgaaatgaCAGACGATATAACGCGTCAGCGAACGTTGGAGAAACGATCGACCAGCACACGATGAACAGTCGATTCAAGAACAGCGCCTAGCCTTATTTTTCTACAGTCTTGTGTTTTTTCGTCAGTATTCCCTAGGTAAAGAATATCCCCCGATCAGGTTAAGTTTTTTCGACACACCGATGTACGATAGTTACTAGAGGATACGCtgcgaataaaattacgaggaaaatatatataaatataaatatattatatattcgcgTGCACGAGTTGTTGGTTGCGCAAgtgagaaagaaacgatctcTATTCTTCGTAGATACGACGATGGTGGCTAGTCTCGAAAATTCGTTACGttcgatctttttattttccggTAAACTCGATATCCTATAACTTTTGATTTTTGATTCCACAAGTTGCTCGATGGAAATCCCTTTCACAAGCGACAGCTCGTGCCACGAACAATGTATAGAGCATCATACGCACTATTTTAGCAGATACTAGCGTACGTAAGATTATACATAAGACACACGAAATGAAGTATATACTATTTAAGTAATGCTTTGTACAATAAAAGGTATTCAAAGAAGCTGACGTGGCTCGTCAATCAATGGATCCACATTTGTTCAGTTTACCAAGCCAAGACTATACTATGAGTTCTACAACGGAACAACGTTTTTTCCCCTTAAGTTCTCTCTGTCTTTCGTTTTCTATCtaacgtttattttttatttctttccatgCGGTTTAATTGTCTGGGGCTTGCGCTACCCTTAGCTGCAAGTTTCtcggcaaaaaaaaaaaaaagaaaagaaaaaaaacgacAACGACAGACGACTTTCACTCGGGAAACCCGCCTTCATCAGCCTTTtgtttgtcttcttttttcagtCGCTCGCCACGGTTTGGACATGATACGGGTCCGCGCCACAGATCCACGTCCCTGCCCGAAATGTGGTAAGATCTATCGATCTGCCCACACGTTGCGCACCCACCTGGAAGATAAGCACACGATCTGTCCTGGCTATCGTTGCGTTCTCTGTGGCACCGTGGCCAAGTCAAGGAACTCTTTGCATTCGCACATGTCGCGGCAGCATCGTGGAATCAGCACCAAGGATCTACCAGTGCTACCGATGCCGAGTCCGTTCGATCCTGAACTGGCGTCGCGTCTATTGGCCAAGGCGGGTGTCAAGGTGAGTCCCGCGGAGTTACGAGCTCGTGCCAGTCCCACGGGACCCAGGAGGGGTGACATGAGACTGGAGATTCCTCGAGGAGGCGCGCCATCCGATGCCGGAAGCAGCATCTGCGGTGGAGATGACCCTGAAGACCTTACGCTGCCGCTCAGTCTAAGGTATGGATCACCGACGCCCAACAATAACACTGTGATCACCAAAGTAAGCGgtagcaacagcagcagcagtacCAAGAATTCGACTGCGACGGCGATTGCGGCCAAGTCTTTGGACACCATGCACGGCAGCCGTGAGCCAAATACGGCTCCTCTTCATCCACCCGGACATCTTCATCCGAGCCATCATAACACCAGCGCCACTGGATCAGCGATCATCGATACGTATCTACAATTTATTGCGGAGAATTCCGGATTGACCACGATGGGGCTCAGTCCCGAGCAAGCTGCTGCGGTAGCGGCTGCACACGCGGCCAAGATGGCTCATATGAGCGCGATGGATAAATTAGGCAGTCGTGGGATCGAAGATTATCCTATGATCGGTAGAGATGAGGGTCGAGGACCGGGAGTAGTGCACGAGGATCGTCAGGATACGTTACAGGATAGGCACGTTGGACTTTTGGACGAAGGCGAGTCGTCCGGTGGCGAAGATGATGACTTTAGCGAGAACGAGGAGCCAGAGATCGTTAAAGCTGAATAGATGGCACGTTCGCGGTACCCTGCGACCAGATTTGGTGACACGTGACCCGATTAGGAAGTGCTTCTGAAGAGACGTGTTCTGTACCTTGGATCCAGCCACGTCCTCTTCTTTCGCAGTCAAATCCATCCACTACCTCAGTAGAGACTTACTcctgttttcttttcgttacgAGAGATAGAactcttttgtttttttccaaagagagaagaaggaagaagatgaGAAAACGAAGTCACTGCAGATCACATACGTACACATGGTCTTTGGATCGGAAAACGAATTCCTCCTTCGTTACAGAGAGACAAACGGAGTTTTTCGTTGCCCACAGACACACATACGCCCTCCTCACACACATGTACACATGTGTATATGCGCGTATACAGTTTTTAGCccgttaaaaatattccatctgTCTACCTCAGTGAACACGATAAACGATAAGTGATAGGACAGACCAAGACGAATGAATCTCATGAATCATGAACTTAGGGGAAAGTAATATGGTGAAACGATTGGAGATGAAGAGGTCTATCGCCATGGCTATTCAACGACGTCAGTTGCGTTGCAGTAAATGGTCGAGTGAAAAGGATATATTGCGATGAAAATATCGTTCATGGTATGAACGACTGTGTTTCTATAAGATCGCAGGCGAAAGTATGCGAGCGAACCGAGAAGCCAGGCAACACCAAGGCAACTGttttattctgtttattttctgaaggttaaagaagaaaaaagaaaaaacggtGATCGTC is part of the Bombus pyrosoma isolate SC7728 linkage group LG13, ASM1482585v1, whole genome shotgun sequence genome and encodes:
- the LOC122574033 gene encoding protein abrupt isoform X1, whose protein sequence is MAASSSSSSGEQQYSLRWNDFHSSILSSFRHLRDEEDFVDVTLACDSSSFTAHKVVLSACSPYFRRLLKANPCQHPIVILRDVASSDMESLLRFMYHGEVHVGQEQLAAFLKTAQMLQVRGLADVNSGAATAKIPPPSSSGGNNGSAPATPRNPWQDNGRGELNEGALSPPPEKRPRSYSPPLGNHVEQKTDLQESLLGQALEGGPTIHTTPTNNVQAQSTGEDSNSMSENEEEMSNNDSILNSVKTEPSDILNDSIEHHRNSFPTALLGIPGLIPGPSGIHAANQDPNYVARHGLDMIRVRATDPRPCPKCGKIYRSAHTLRTHLEDKHTICPGYRCVLCGTVAKSRNSLHSHMSRQHRGISTKDLPVLPMPSPFDPELASRLLAKAGVKVSPAELRARASPTGPRRGDMRLEIPRGGAPSDAGSSICGGDDPEDLTLPLSLRYGSPTPNNNTVITKVSGSNSSSSTKNSTATAIAAKSLDTMHGSREPNTAPLHPPGHLHPSHHNTSATGSAIIDTYLQFIAENSGLTTMGLSPEQAAAVAAAHAAKMAHMSAMDKLGSRGIEDYPMIGRDEGRGPGVVHEDRQDTLQDRHVGLLDEGESSGGEDDDFSENEEPEIVKAE
- the LOC122574033 gene encoding protein abrupt isoform X2, with product MESLLRFMYHGEVHVGQEQLAAFLKTAQMLQVRGLADVNSGAATAKIPPPSSSGGNNGSAPATPRNPWQDNGRGELNEGALSPPPEKRPRSYSPPLGNHVEQKTDLQESLLGQALEGGPTIHTTPTNNVQAQSTGEDSNSMSENEEEMSNNDSILNSVKTEPSDILNDSIEHHRNSFPTALLGIPGLIPGPSGIHAANQDPNYVARHGLDMIRVRATDPRPCPKCGKIYRSAHTLRTHLEDKHTICPGYRCVLCGTVAKSRNSLHSHMSRQHRGISTKDLPVLPMPSPFDPELASRLLAKAGVKVSPAELRARASPTGPRRGDMRLEIPRGGAPSDAGSSICGGDDPEDLTLPLSLRYGSPTPNNNTVITKVSGSNSSSSTKNSTATAIAAKSLDTMHGSREPNTAPLHPPGHLHPSHHNTSATGSAIIDTYLQFIAENSGLTTMGLSPEQAAAVAAAHAAKMAHMSAMDKLGSRGIEDYPMIGRDEGRGPGVVHEDRQDTLQDRHVGLLDEGESSGGEDDDFSENEEPEIVKAE